The Tolypothrix sp. PCC 7712 region ATCATTTATTAGTAGAATCTGGCTGTTTTGCTCTTTCTACTGATCAGCCAATTTCCTATGCTCGACCTTCAATTGATGTCTTGTTTGAGTCTGCTGCAGATATTTATGGCGAACAAGTGATTGGTGTAATCTTAACAGGAGCCAATGAAGATGGCGTACAAGGTTTAAAAGCAATTAAGTCACGTTTGGGAATCGCAATAGTTCAAGAACCTACTACTGCTGAATGTTCAGTAATGCCAAAAGCAGCAATTAATGCTGTAGCTGTAGACTGGATTTTATCACCAAAAGAAATAGCACAAAAAATCCTTTATCTTTGCAATTAAGTCAAAAAATAAGTCTATTTGTAAATTTTTCTCCCTATTTTAACGAGTGATTTCGCAATTTTTGTACAGATGGCTAGAGAATGCGATCGCTCTGGCTCGCCCTCTGCTGTTAAATAATATTAATAACGGTATTTT contains the following coding sequences:
- a CDS encoding chemotaxis protein CheB, which produces MVFKIVVIGASLGGFAALKEILRNLPQNLKSPIAIAQHRHRESYNTLSEFLQKHTDLQVREVEDKDEIMPGYVYLAPADYHLLVESGCFALSTDQPISYARPSIDVLFESAADIYGEQVIGVILTGANEDGVQGLKAIKSRLGIAIVQEPTTAECSVMPKAAINAVAVDWILSPKEIAQKILYLCN